From the genome of Chloroflexota bacterium, one region includes:
- a CDS encoding aromatic-ring-hydroxylating dioxygenase subunit beta → MATEANSSIGPADQRYGEVLEFLYREAELLDDRRFTEWLELLTGDVIYRVPLRLNYVRRTET, encoded by the coding sequence GTGGCTACTGAGGCGAACAGTTCGATTGGCCCGGCGGACCAACGGTATGGCGAAGTGCTGGAGTTCCTGTATCGGGAGGCCGAGCTGCTCGACGATCGGCGCTTCACCGAGTGGCTGGAGCTGCTGACCGGCGACGTCATATACCGAGTGCCCCTCCGCCTCAACTATGTACGCCGGACGGAGAC